The genomic window CCGGGAGCTGGCCCTCAGCCGGATGCAGGCCGAGGCGCAGCGCGACAACGCGGCGGGCATCGTCGGCGTGCGGACCGAGGTCTACAACCACGTGTGGGGGGAGCACGCCACCGAGTTCCTGGCCCTCGGCACCGCCATCCGTCCCCTCGAGGGGGCGCCCCAGCTGACCAAGCCGTCGCTGGTGCTCGGGATGGACCGGTAGCGCCCTCAGAGGGAGAGGCGGCTCACGCTGATCAGCCCCGCCGCCAGGCGGGACATGGCGAAGAACGGTCAGCCCGGCGTAATCCGGCGCTGCGCCAGCTTCCAGCTGCCGTCCACCCGCCGGAACAGGTCGTGGTAGTGGCCGACGATCCGGATGGTGGGCGCGGTGGCGGTGTCGGCCGCGAGGAGGAAGTAGGAGTCCGATACGGCGCCGTCGGGCCCTTCGAAGCGGACCGCCTGGGTGGTGATGACGTGACGGGTGCCGGTGCCGGGGCCCTGCTGGCCGGCCAGCCGGCGCTCCCGGGCCCCGGCCTGGATGTCGGCCCGGCCCCGGCGGTCGTTCCCGGGCATCTCCCAGGACGCGTCGGCCGTGAACAGGTCGAGGTACTCGTCGAGGTCGTCGGGCCCGCTCGCGTCGGCCAGGTGGGCCAGCCGGGCCACCACGTTGCGGATCTCCATCTCGTCGGCCAGGCGCCGCAGGGCGTCGGGGCCCGGGGCGTCGGCTGCGGCCATCGATCCTCCTGTCCGCCGGTCAGGAGGATCCTGGCCCCGTCAGGCGATCAGTATCCCCCGTAGCCGCCGGACGTCGTGCTGCTCTGGCTGGTGGCCGCCTTGATGGGCTGGCCGTTGGTGCCGAGCACGTACCACGTGCCGCCGAAGCTGGTGATCCCCTCACCCTTCGCCATGCCCGGGCCCGAGTCCCCCGCGTAGGTGTAGAGGGGCCAGCCGCCGTAGGTGACGTAGAGGCTGCCGCTGGCGTCCTTCACCGCCGAGAGCAGCGACGCCTGGAGGCCGGATCCCGCTGTGGCGGAGGTGACGCCTTTCGGCAGCTC from Acidimicrobiales bacterium includes these protein-coding regions:
- a CDS encoding heavy metal-binding domain-containing protein, which translates into the protein RELALSRMQAEAQRDNAAGIVGVRTEVYNHVWGEHATEFLALGTAIRPLEGAPQLTKPSLVLGMDR
- a CDS encoding nuclear transport factor 2 family protein: MAAADAPGPDALRRLADEMEIRNVVARLAHLADASGPDDLDEYLDLFTADASWEMPGNDRRGRADIQAGARERRLAGQQGPGTGTRHVITTQAVRFEGPDGAVSDSYFLLAADTATAPTIRIVGHYHDLFRRVDGSWKLAQRRITPG